Genomic DNA from Mesorhizobium sp. 131-2-1:
GCGGCGTCCTTGAGGATGTTGCCGGCCTTGTCTTTCTTCAGCAGCGTCTCCGGAACCCGGACCTCGCCGGCGATGACGACACGATTCGTCGTGGCCAGGGTCTCGCAGGCGACACGGACCTTCCAGGGATCCATGCCGGTCTTCTTGGCCTCGCGATAGACCAGATCGACGATTTCGTCGGAGATACGGTCGCAAACTTTGTCGGGATGGCCCTCGGCAACGGATTCCGAGGTGAAGAAGTAGTTCTGCCGCGTCACGGGTGTCCCCTCTTGAAAAAAATCGACAGGTTGCCGATTTTGGCGCGCCACGTGTTAGCGGTGCCGGGCGCCGCTCGTCAAGCGCTGCCGCGGTACTGGCATGAATGTCAGCACAGTTTGTCTTGTGCCACCGGCGGCGGGGGCGCCGCAGGTGGCACAGGACCTGGGATCAGTCGGCGTCGTCGGTAGAAAGCGATTTCACCAGATCTATGATCCTGCGACGCACCTTGACGTCGGCAATCTTGACGAAGGCGCGGTTGAGCTGAAGCCCCTCTGGACTGCCGCAGAATTCGACGGCGAAAGCCATCGACGCATCTTCGGCAAATCCCCGGTTGCCCACGGCCTCCTGCCCCGGGGCATCCTCGAAAAAGAAGGCGACGGGCACGCTGAGGATGGACGCTATCGCCTGCAAGCGGCTGGCGCCGACCCGGTTCGTGCCTTTCTCGTACTTCTGGATCTGTTGAAACGTGATGCCGAGATTTTCACCCAGCTTCTCCTGGCTCATTCCAAGCATATTGCGCCGAAGCCTGATGCGACTTCCGACATGGATGTCGATCGGATTCGGCTTTTTCTTGTTTTCTTCTGTCATTTTCTCCTCGCCGAATTTTTCCGGCTTTTTCTATTTTTTCTTGCCCAAACGAAGCCGGAGCCAACTGCCCCAACAGAACCTCCAACCGACTTCGAGAAATTTCAGGCGCTTACAGTATGAGTTTCTAATGTGTCGACTGTCAATTCACCCGTAGCCGTTGCCTTACATTCAATGCGAGGGCTCCCAGCGCGAACAGGAACATGATCAGCAATCCGTTAATGCGCCGCCGATCAGCGGTAACGAGGGCGCGCCCAGAGATCGGTACACGGGCGTCGATGGCGCCGCGCGCATTGACGGCAAGCGCGTCGACAATGCGGCCGCGCGGATCGACAACGGCGGAAATGCCATTGTTAGCCGCGCGCAACAAAGGCAATCCATTCTCCACCGCGCGAATCTGGGCCTGCCTGAAATGCTGGTATGGTCCCGGCGTGTCGCCGAACCACGCATCGTTCGTGACGTTCACAATAAGCTGAGATGACGTTGCGTCAACCGCCACGAGGTCGGGGAAGATGACTTCGTAGCAAATGAAGGGGAGCGCCCGCACGCCGTCCGGCAACGCGATCGGATGGCGCTCGTTGCCGGGGGCGAAATTCATAGGGCCGGCGACCAGCTGCTCGACCCCGAAGCGGTCGAACAGGCCGGCGAAAGGCAGATATTCGCCGAAGGGCACCAGATGGACCTTGTCGACGGCGTCGGTGATCTCGCCCTTGTCGTTGATCGCGACCACGGAATTGTAATAGCGGCTGCCGGGACCTGCTGCCGAGCCGCCCTCTTCGCGGACGACGCCGGCGATCAGCATCTGGCCCTCGCCGAGCATGTCGCCCAGCGCGGTCAGCGCGTCCGGGCGCTCGGTGAAGAGGAACGGCACCGAGGTCTCCGGCCACAGGATCAGCTGCGGCTTGGCGTGGCCAGGGTCCGGCGCCTTGCCCGACAGGCCGAGCAAGGTGGCGAAGATGCGGTCGCGTACCGAAGCGTCCCATTTCTCGCTGAGGTCGACATTCGGCTGGACGATGCGGACATCGATCGAACGGGTCGCCGGCTCGAGCGGGGCTGCAAGCCTAGCATAGCCGAAGCCGACATGGGCGGCGACAAGCAGGACGAGCAGCGAAAAGCCAAGGCGAAGCTGGCGGCGCGCCGCGACGAGCGCCGGCAGCGAGAAGACGAAGACGGCGAGCGCGTTCATGCCGACCATGCCGGTCACAGAGACGCTCTGCATCAACAAGGGCACGGGCATCGCCGCGTAGCCGACGGCATTCCACGGAAAGCCGGTGAACAGGAAATCGCGCAGCCATTCGGTGAGGCCGAAGCCGAAGGCGAGCGCGGCGATGCGGCCGATGTCGTTGCTCCAGAGCAGCCGCGCCACGACCGTGGCGAAACCGTAGAAGAAGGCGAGCGCGAACGGGATGCCGACCACCGCGAAGGGCAAGGCCCAGGCGAAGCTGTCGGCCTCGACCAGGAGGGCCTGGCCGATCCACCACAGGCCGGCGAGGAAATAGCCGAAGCCGAACCACCAGCCGATGGCGAAGGCCGGCTTCAGCCGCCGCAGCCAGCCGTCGGAGGCTTCGCCGGTGGCGCCATCGAGCAGCCAGACCAGCAGCGGGAACGAGATGAAGCAGACGGCGAAGAAATCGGATGGCGCCTGGGCGAGAACCGCCAGCGCTCCAGCGAGAAACGCCACCAGCGCACGCCGCCACCCCCACAGCAGAATTATCCGGCCGGCCAGGCGCTGCATCGATGCTTCCGAGTCGCGCGAATCACGCCAGAAGATTTATCAGGCTGCGGTCCGCGCTCCAAACATCGATAAGCGCAATCTGATGTTATCTGTGTTACCTGTGCCAGCCCTCGATGCTGAGGGTCATGAGGCAGATTTCAGGCTTGCTCGGCGCGGGCGGCGCGGCGGCGGCGCTCGCCCTTCTGGATCTGCACGATGCGCACGCGCTTGACGCGACGCGGATCGGCGTCGAGCACGTGGAATTCGAAGCCGGGTATGGCCTGCACCACCTCGCCGCGGGCCGGCACCCGGCCGAGCGTGTTGAAGATCATGCCGCCGATCGTGTCGACATACTCGCCATGCTCGCCGGCGGTGAAGTCCTCGCCGATCATCTTGGCAACCTCGTCGATCTCGGCCTTGCCGTCGACGATGAACACGCCCTCGCCGGTCTGGGTGATCATCGGCTCGTCGTCGTCATGCTCGTCCTCGATGTCGCCGACCACCATCTCGACGATGTCTTCCAGAGAGGCGAGGCCGTCTGTGCCGCCATATTCGTCGATGACCAGCGCCATCTGGGTGCGCGTCGTCTGCATGCGGCCCATCAGGTCGGAAGCGAGCATCGAGGGCGGCACGAACAGCACTGGACGGATCAGGTTGAGCTCGCCGATGGTGCGGGCGAGATCGACCTGGGCGAGGTCGAGAAGCGTCGCCGCCGGCGTCTTGCGGCTGGCGCGGCCCTTCTTGACGCGGGCCACCTTGGTGATGTGGGCCAGCACGTCGCGGATGTGAACCATGCCGCGCGGGTCGTCGAGCGTCTCGGAATAGACCGGCATGCGGGAATGGCCGGACTGTTCGAAAAGGCCGAGAAGATCGCCCAGCGTCGTGGTGATCTCGACCGCCTCGATGTCGGCGCGCGGCACCATGACGTCCTCGACGCGCACCTCGCGCAGGCGCAGGATGTTGTTGAGCATGGCGCGCTCGCCGGGCGAGAAGGCGCCGGCGTCGCTCGCCGTTTCGGCCAGCGCGTCCGCGATCTCCTCGCGCAGGCTGGTTCCGTTGCGCTGCCTGAACAGGCCAAGCACGCGATCGAACAGGGAAGGACCGGCAGGCGATGGCTCGCTGGCGATGCTGCCGGTCGTGGTACTCGGACTCGAGCCCTCTTCCGTCTTTTCGGAAGGCTTGGCCGCACTGCCGGCGTCGGGGCGGGCGGCAGTCTCTGGTTTGTCGTTCATCGTCGTCCGGTCAATTGGTCTTTTTAGTTACGCGTAGGGATCGGGAATGGCAAGCCTCGCAAGCGCGGCGCGCTCGATCGCTTCCATCTCCTCGGCCTCGGCGTCGGTCTCGTGATCATAGCCCAGCAAATGCAGCAGGCCATGGATGACGAGATGGGTGATATGGTTCGCCACGGGCTTGTCTTCCAGTGCCGCTTCCCGTGCGACCGTCTCGGCGGCCAGCACGATATCGCCCAGCATCGGCGGCAGCGGGCCGTCCTTCAAGAGCGGAAAGGCCGGGAAAGACAAGACGTTGGTCGGCTTGTCCTTGCCGCGCCAGCCGGCGTTGAGCGTGCGGATCCGGGCGTCGTCGGAAAAGACGATGCTGAGCTCGGAGGCGCCCTCGATGCCGGTTTCGGCAAAAGCGGCCGTGACGGCGCGATCGACCAGGCGCGTCAGGGCCGCCTCGTCGGGCCAGTCGCCGGCCTCAATCGAAATATCGATGTCGACGGGCGAGCCGCCGGCGGGGTTGCTGTCTTCAGCCATGCGGCTTTTTCGTCAGCTTTCCGCGCCGAGGCCCCTGGCCAGCTTGCCGTCGCGGTCATAGGCCTTGACGATCTCGGCGACCAGCGGATGCCTGACGACGTCGCCTTCGTTGAAGCGCACCGTCACCATGCCGGTGACGCCGTCAAGGATGCGGAGCGCCTCGACCAGGCCGGATTTGGTGTTCGGCGGCAGGTCGATCTGGGTCGGGTCGCCGGTGACGATCATGCGCGAATTCTCGCCCAAGCGGGTGAGGAACATCTTCATCTGCATCGGCGTGGTGTTCTGCGCCTCGTCGAGGATGACGGCGGCGTGGGCCAGCGTGCGGCCACGCATGAAGGCCAGCGGCGCGATCTCGATCACCTCGGCGGCGATCGCCCGCTCGACCTTGTCGGCCGGCATCATGTCGTAGAGCGCGTCGTAGAGCGGCCGCAGATACGGATCGACCTTCTCCTTCATGTCGCCGGGCAGGAAGCCCAGCCGCTCACCGGCCTCGACCGCCGGGCGCGACAGCACGATGCGCTCGACCATGCCGCGTTCGAGCAGCATCGCCGCATGCGCCACCGCCAGATAGGTCTTGCCGGTGCCGGCCGGGCCGATGCCGAAGACGAGCTCGGAGCGCTCCAGCGCGCGCATATAGGCGTCCTGGTTGAGCGAGCGGGCGTAGATCGTCTTCTTGCGCGTCGCTATCTGAGCGGCCGACATCTTGCCCTTGCGTTCCAGGGTCGGCAGCGTCAGCTGGTCGTCGGCGGCGATCGCCATGCGCACGGCGCCGTCGACATCGGACTGGCCGATGTCGGCGCCCTTC
This window encodes:
- the ybeY gene encoding rRNA maturation RNase YbeY — encoded protein: MAEDSNPAGGSPVDIDISIEAGDWPDEAALTRLVDRAVTAAFAETGIEGASELSIVFSDDARIRTLNAGWRGKDKPTNVLSFPAFPLLKDGPLPPMLGDIVLAAETVAREAALEDKPVANHITHLVIHGLLHLLGYDHETDAEAEEMEAIERAALARLAIPDPYA
- a CDS encoding PhoH family protein — translated: MAHIVLTFDNNKLASALYGQFDENLARLEQKLGVDIRSRGNQLTIKGSASAAEQARRALDNLYGILQKGADIGQSDVDGAVRMAIAADDQLTLPTLERKGKMSAAQIATRKKTIYARSLNQDAYMRALERSELVFGIGPAGTGKTYLAVAHAAMLLERGMVERIVLSRPAVEAGERLGFLPGDMKEKVDPYLRPLYDALYDMMPADKVERAIAAEVIEIAPLAFMRGRTLAHAAVILDEAQNTTPMQMKMFLTRLGENSRMIVTGDPTQIDLPPNTKSGLVEALRILDGVTGMVTVRFNEGDVVRHPLVAEIVKAYDRDGKLARGLGAES
- the lnt gene encoding apolipoprotein N-acyltransferase, producing the protein MQRLAGRIILLWGWRRALVAFLAGALAVLAQAPSDFFAVCFISFPLLVWLLDGATGEASDGWLRRLKPAFAIGWWFGFGYFLAGLWWIGQALLVEADSFAWALPFAVVGIPFALAFFYGFATVVARLLWSNDIGRIAALAFGFGLTEWLRDFLFTGFPWNAVGYAAMPVPLLMQSVSVTGMVGMNALAVFVFSLPALVAARRQLRLGFSLLVLLVAAHVGFGYARLAAPLEPATRSIDVRIVQPNVDLSEKWDASVRDRIFATLLGLSGKAPDPGHAKPQLILWPETSVPFLFTERPDALTALGDMLGEGQMLIAGVVREEGGSAAGPGSRYYNSVVAINDKGEITDAVDKVHLVPFGEYLPFAGLFDRFGVEQLVAGPMNFAPGNERHPIALPDGVRALPFICYEVIFPDLVAVDATSSQLIVNVTNDAWFGDTPGPYQHFRQAQIRAVENGLPLLRAANNGISAVVDPRGRIVDALAVNARGAIDARVPISGRALVTADRRRINGLLIMFLFALGALALNVRQRLRVN
- a CDS encoding helix-turn-helix domain-containing protein, coding for MTEENKKKPNPIDIHVGSRIRLRRNMLGMSQEKLGENLGITFQQIQKYEKGTNRVGASRLQAIASILSVPVAFFFEDAPGQEAVGNRGFAEDASMAFAVEFCGSPEGLQLNRAFVKIADVKVRRRIIDLVKSLSTDDAD
- a CDS encoding hemolysin family protein, encoding MNDKPETAARPDAGSAAKPSEKTEEGSSPSTTTGSIASEPSPAGPSLFDRVLGLFRQRNGTSLREEIADALAETASDAGAFSPGERAMLNNILRLREVRVEDVMVPRADIEAVEITTTLGDLLGLFEQSGHSRMPVYSETLDDPRGMVHIRDVLAHITKVARVKKGRASRKTPAATLLDLAQVDLARTIGELNLIRPVLFVPPSMLASDLMGRMQTTRTQMALVIDEYGGTDGLASLEDIVEMVVGDIEDEHDDDEPMITQTGEGVFIVDGKAEIDEVAKMIGEDFTAGEHGEYVDTIGGMIFNTLGRVPARGEVVQAIPGFEFHVLDADPRRVKRVRIVQIQKGERRRRAARAEQA